The Anopheles merus strain MAF unplaced genomic scaffold, AmerM5.1 LNR4000470, whole genome shotgun sequence genome includes the window AAAAATATAATTTgaagtgtttgtatgtgtgcaacAATTGGATGTTTGAATAAgtttaaaaatcattatttattgacattagtttttatttgtatccctaaaataagaaaaatatatactattttttaaacaataatgatGTATACTATACTCATAAAACAAGAATATTGTGACTTTATCCATATCAAACATATGAAGTACGTTGGCTGTGCaagtgtgcaacaattggCACATTACTCTATATATAATTAGTTGGTAATGGCTGTGCTTCGGTTCGATTGTACATTCCTTAAATTGCACGCCTTCACAACATACAtgccatgggttcaatcccgaTATGGAGTGATAACTTTCACCCCTTTCATACTAATCTACTATCTGTACACCAATCAGTCCGAGATAGTGAAGTTAATAGTAGCATGTTGTAGACCTAGATGAACTACAGCTATTGTGCCGAATTCCAAACTGGGTATCccaaaattattgaaattaagTTAAGTAGTCAATTTTTTCATTGATAGagtttaaaacataaaaataaaaattgttatGCCAATTTTTCAAGTTGAAATGGAGTGAAAAAAAGTTGGCATGTATTTTTTGGAATAAACAATAGCTTTACAAAAGGATCGAGCAGGCGAAAGAGAACCTctgattgcagataaacgagacaACTACGAAACTAAtagtggcaacatcagcggctttaccaaaaaatattccaaaccTACATCGGCGTGACgaacagataggtgaacgtaCTTTTGAAATCGTCTCATAATTCACCTATCTcaggtcaaaggtcagcaacaacaacagcatggTAGTTgtgttgcgcgcaaggatgctggctgcgaaccggtcattctacagcctgaaaaatcagttcacctcaaagaacctgtcgcgacggacgaagctgggactatctAGTATCTATACAGtcccggtactcacatacgcctctgagacatggacactgtccaaatctgacgaaaccctcttagccgcgttcgagaggaagatgctcagaaggatacttggccccgtatgtgtggaaggacaatcgAGGAGCCGTTATAATGACGAGATTTACAGCGAACTCACtatcgtgcagcgtatcaagctaaCCAGGCTCCTCCTTTAAGGACGTGATAACGGACtagcagacgaaggcgcgagaccgtgagcggtttcggacactcctgaaaCAAGcgaagaccgcaaagcggttatTGCACAGGATAGTAAGAAAATAAGTAATCAAATGAACGCTGTACACTAACCCTAGGCATTACTCAAGTTTCCGACGCTAAATAATGCTTCGATACgtaaaatcaaaaataaatttcatgtgtttttatatattttgctAGCTTAATAATAACTCAATCATGAAATAAATACATACAAAACCGCATCTTTCCAATGAACTATAGAGGGTTTTACGATAATATGTTTTCATATTTGTTGAAGTTTGACGTTGATTTTTTACGTTGATCTTAACACAATCAAAAACTGCCACAATTCATACAAAACAACATGATAACAGTGGCTCTCCAAAGGAATTCAGATTTCGTTACAGACAACATAAACAAAGTGAACCAAAGTCTTAATGTTCCTCATCGCTTATGAAAAATGacatacagtcagtccaaaaagtattcgtctagctgaatattttacagaaaaggcgaattatggccgcaaaaGCAATAAAGAaagtaaaagtaataaaagtaATCATGGGGTTtcataaagggaccatcaatacacacgttttgctaaaaaataagcatttaaatagtgcaaaagcaaccaaaatacataaaaaaactaaaaaaagtcgttttatgggcgcgcaaaaagtattcgtccatcagacttttggcataatatacgcatatgaagcatatgaaaacaaaggttatggaatcaaaaaatgtcctgatctTGTTTCTTATTACATTTATGACTATTAGTGACTACTTGCACATcgcaagaactcatttgaaaatttaaaaagacgtatttttgatccactcatcctacaaaacttgttccaattattctctagtagaaatattgcatttcagGACTGCGTGTCcaagttccattgaaaaaatggcatctgatatcatattgagagtctactaaatcattttcatcagtttggtttcagctggttAGGCGTTTTGGGCAAATGACAATGCCTtgtatgttctccagctcgactgTGCTTGAAAcatgtgatacattttaagtaaaatttctcagaactgggactcaaagtacttaaaaactgCATTAATATGTTTTCCCATCCCGTCTCCAatcattttaaatcatttttcttgCTCATCTTACCTCACTGAGCCCTAGTATCATGACTCCATGATGCTACCGTTACACGAGATTTTGATGTtgcatcttagtagactgttttcgctatggtaGGCGTCGGCCGTATGACCTTGGGGATTTAAACATGTGTTAATATGTTAGTAAAgcctaatttgaaataaattcttgaattatttcatgcaccttaacagatttggccactttctATGTATGGTACtattcaaataaaacatgtttttaacaactcactcattcaagctattacatgaccagctacgatgaaatgcagcatgacccctcaaccaaatgtgaccaatttcttttcctgatcatattggccatcacaaaatgcactgattccgtggtaaaatttgattttttggacattaaaccaCTTCTTTCGCTAGATTAACCGTCAAGAATGGctgcttacatggcagtttgGTACACTATTagtggggccctttccgtttgaagctcgtaggctgaaatttcagcctgtcagctgtttgcattgtatatcagttttcgagcagctatctaagtgagtataatatacaggtgagcttatcccaaggtgtatgaatttcgaaggctgatttttatcgcttctgcttctgaataaagattttaagagtgttttgagtattcgtcaagccatGATTTgtctttttctgtaaaatattcagctagacgaatactttttggactgactgtaggTGCAAAGTAGCCTGCGTTGAAGTCATTCGAAAATGTGGGGTGGGGGTTGTAAAAATTTCAGTACAAATGGTACTCAAATTCTTgggtttaattatttaatgctTCAAATTTTATGGTGAGGAAGAAACTTCGTAAATTCAGCACGCAATTTAAGGGGAACTAAAAATGAAAGCAATCTTCAAAGCAATGATAGTATATACTTTTGCTCAAATATtgctcattttttgtttgaattacgTTTTTCAAGTACAACTGTACATCAGGACATCGTTATCGACAATACAATACCGGCAAACATATTTTCTTATAAGTATTATGAATGTATGtacaaaaggaaaaaaggctCTATATCCAAATGTGTAAACATTAAAGGAAGAAAAGATAAAattctaaaaaataaaactatataACATCTAAAATATTATGTGGATAAATTCGATCTGTGTTAGAATATAGCAGTATTGTTAGTGACCCCTGTACCGAACAATGGAGTAATCGAATCGAGGCCATCCAAAGAAAAGCGACTAGATATGCTGTAAGACTCTTACTATGGCGACAGGGCGATGTGTTACCGTCATACCATTCCCGGTGTCTGCTTTTAGGGATTCAGTCGTTGAAAAAGCGCCGTGAGATAgctaaatgcctttttatatcaGGACTACTTAACCACCACATTGATGCTCCTACTCTATTAGCTACGATAGAATTTAACGCGCCATCTAGGAATCTACGTACACGTCAATTCATATCCGTCCCTCGTTATAGAACTCGTTTTGGCCAGTCTGATCCTATGTCAGCTATGTGTCGAactttcataaataactttgatttatttgatttcaacatgccacagaatgtttttagagatagactcaggacacaacttacgtaataattttttttctcaaaatacattttctattcttgtgCACCTGTTCTCCCCGatcgatttatgtaccttacatagtctataagcactaatttaagtacattcatgtaggatcttcaagatcccgatggattaataaataaacatataaacataaacatataaacatataaatcaaataaattattcatagATCCTCTGCATAGCACGGCACATTAAAAAGGTCATCACAGTTTACAGTTAAATAAAATCCACCAACACGGTATATTCGTTAAAAATATcatcattttcttttattcatctttctcttttctttacGATTGGGACTGGCTCTTAATATGTACTTTTCATCCGCCATCGATCAATCCATTCCTTTTGCCTATGTTTACATTTCTTCTCCatattgaaacaaaacaaaaacacgtgtGGAAGTAATTTGCCTACAAATACCAGATAATAATAGCAATGCGTGGCAGCGGCAGGATAATTATCTGTGTGTCTCATTACCTACGACCCATTTGTCAATTACGATAATCAGtcaaatgattttgtttacTCGCTTCATTTTGATAGCTATAGGGTATGTTCTCATCGTCATGGAATTAGGATTAGACATAATTCGTGTTcctatttcatttaattttcgtTGCATAAAATCAAACGTGTAAATCTAAAGAGAGCTACAATATTTTGGGAAATAAAGTGTACAACGAAAATTAATCTAATAGGCGAACACATTATTTGGTTGCTGAGTGATTGCGGATACTTTACCGTTGTAATCATTcatatataatttttaaaccataaactaaacaaaagattttttgttgaaatgattaaaaaaacgtTTTATGTAATTTCAGTACAGTTCATTCAGTTCTAATCTATTGCATTAGCAGCAGCTATGTACACTTGCTAAACATGGTAGGTACACCAGTGAAATAATTTGGTCATCGTGCTGCCAAACGAACATAACGCTAAAGCGTTGTCCAGGATAAGTGTGTTTCgatatgtttctttttaaatgttttcgcTACCATCGATCCACAACTGACTGTTTATCTTTATGAAAGCCGGTAGGGAAAATATATCGTTTGATACTTGCGATGTTCTTTCATGAGTTTGTAAGAGAAAATGTCCTATTTTATTCAGTTTTAGCAGGCTATTTAAACTATATTAGGGGTCATGATTTAACTTCCAGTGGGTTGCAAAActacaaacatttaaaaaacccAAAAGTATATATGTATAGAAAATACTCAAGCATTGGTCAGATTGCACATAGTATGATAGATATATTTGCAATATATACAAGCATTATGTGGATTTAAAGTCTTCTTCAATaatgcaaattaaataaactaaacAAGTTATTATAATCTCCAAAATGCCATTTCTCTATCTCAGAGCAATGTAATTGTACATAtgtattgttttattgcactAGTTTTATTGCAGTTTCGCAAAAGTATTGATCAactttatatgtgtagtaagtTATGAAAAGTTGAGTACGATTTAGTGATAATTCATACGCgatcaattaattttaattcaatttgaaTGGATTCATGGGTAATTTTTAAGTAAAACATAAATGACACAGTATAAGGTTTCAATTGAACAAAAGGAATCACATTGCTCTGAGTATAAAATGGTGACAGCTAGGGTCAAATAAAATTCCACTATTTTATGGCACTACAAACAGAAGTACtcaaatttatacattctCTACATTGGTGTCTCCACTTAATTGATGTGTTTGTTGCAACGGATGATTTGCATTCCCAGAAAAACCAATAGAAGCTTCCTGACCATTAgtgattgtgtttgtttcattgttGCACTCCTGCGGTGGATGGTTAtctaaattatttgtttgcagACTGTGCGTAGTAGGCGAAACACGGGATGGCGATCGGGATGATTCTTTGCCACCATGAAACAACGAAACGGAAGttgagtggtggtggtgactcGAAGGAAAGTGATGAACTACTGAAGGCGCTTGTTGAATTGGTGGAAGCTGTGGAGGAGGCGGGTGTGGTGGGCCTACTGTTGTcaaaagctgctgctgttgatggaTACTGTTGGTGCTCGAAAGGGGCGGAACTggaagatgctgctgctgctgctgctggtgctgctgttgctgctgttgatatGGCGAATTATTAATCAtgttgctgctggctgctgACGCCATCGTGACCGAGCTCGGCACGGACGACCAGGTACCGTCGTACTTGGACTTGACGAACAACGGCTGCTCGACCGATCGGCCATTATCGCCAAAATTGAGTTTATTATCCTTATTGTATCCTATTTTGTTGTACTTGGTCGTTCGTTTAATCGTGCCAAAAAGCGGTGTATGGGGTACACTGCTGCTACCTCCACCGATTGCACCACCGCTACCCGGCACACTACCAGACATGCTGTTCATCACATCCATTGTCAGCGTCGACGAGGCTGCCATCGGTTGGCCCGCCGGAAGTAGGCTACAGTGGCTTCCACTGTTGAGATTACTTACCGTTGAGCCACCGTACGACGAGCCCATGCCACCACCGGTGCTATAGCTTGCCGTAGGGCCCGACGATGAACATTGATTCAAATTGTTCAACATGTCGGCCATCCGATTTTCGATGATGTTCATTTTCTGGCTTTTTATGctacctccaccaccaccgatcggACGTCCGTTAGCATCCCGCTCCCTTTTATCGTGCACACCGATTTGTTGCTGATGCAGTTGCGACTGTATCTGAGCATGCATCTGTTGGGTTCCATGGAGACCGTACTGGGCTTGCatttgctgctggtggcgctgttgatgttgttgatttATGAAATTATTGTAGTGACATCCACCGGACACTGCCGCGGCCGTAACAACGGTGGGCGCTGAGTAGACATTTTTGCCATCGAATTGGTTTTGGGCGTACAGTTGCACCGAGCGGCCTACCAGCGTGGTTGAAGCGTAAGCCCCGTAGTTGTCATAGCAAGGGTCCGATTGTCCCAGATCGTTTTTGAATGATGAACACCCAGCCACTTCCGCGTAGTCAGGCATATTCAGCGGGGACAATCTGAGGATATAGGTGcaattaattataaaaatgcaagaaaaagagtggaaaagaaaaaacaaatatgcaaAGCCCGAGTCTCACGATGCATACCGCGTTGTTAGTAGTTGTAtcataaatatatattttaatttgtgcACTTAGCGTGAACAGCACAAAGAAGGGGAAAAATACATTTGTTCACACATTTTGAAAGTTTCCCACAGTGTGGCAGATGTGGCCAAAGAATTACGCATGTATGCTTTTATCGATTTTGCTAttgtatgatattttttttttgtttggtcatCCCATTCCATCGCTGCATTATTtaccaaaaatatttgcaatttgTACCCAATCCCCAATCCCAAGGGCGGAAATGAAATTATCCAACGACGAGTTTGcaatgtatttaaacaatataTAACGCATGAAAATGAAAGTCGTTAGTTATACTTTAAGGTTGCAGTCACAAAACAATCTAATGAATTGGTAATGAAGTGCTGATATAATTTGATATAATTTTTTGATATAATACCATCTAAACATCAAACATGAGAGCAGCAAAGTACcgcatttaaaattatttaaattggcCATTATCTCAAATTTCAATCCGAAAGGATACAGTTCCATCAAATTATCTTACATCGTTTAGTGAGATACAGCTGAAACAACAGCCTAAGTGTTGAATAAATACGTAATGGAAAAAGTTTTAGCCATGCATACAGTAATTTCCTTAGCGACATGAGTACTACGAATGTTTCACAAAAAAAGTGTTGGAAGATGTTCATTCACAAGTTTGCACACTTCATCCGTAACCTTCTTGCTAACATCACCGTACGCTAGAAGCATCACGTACAGATTGCAACCAGTTTCCAAGGGATAGGCATATTTACCATTGTCGCGGATGTTCAAGAACGTAATGGTGGTAAACAACAGACACTATCATTTGTGGGAAAAGTTTCGTCGAATGCTTTCTCCGGCAGTTTCGAGTGAGAAATGTAAACCGCCAAAAATTTACGAACTCCATTACTGGCTTAAACCTTTGAAGTGATCCCCATTATCCTAGACCGGCGAGCGGGTACGAGCTGTGTATCCTTTAATGATGCTGaagttttgtgtatttgtttgcttttaccCTCATAGTTTCTGGCGCCACACACGAGCAAGGAAATGGAACAAAGTGTTGAAGATGTGTCGTTGTTGTGTGCTTTTAAACCCTGTTGATTGTTTGGAAAACTATTGCAGAAGCTCTCGTCGACAGTATTGCTACACAAAACTGTCATCAACCTCTTTGCGGTAAGGTGTTTGTTTAGAATGTACACAATTAGGCATAATTAAGTAGATTGTTTAGAGAGCGCCCTTGCAAGCACTTTACCCTTTTTTGGGGAATAAGCTTACATGAAGCAATGTTATAGATACAACAGTGTTAAACTGATTGAATTCAAAACTCTGACATACATAATAATATTGAATCtattgaaactttttcattaaTATGCTTACCTTTCATAATCCGGAAGTGGAAGTGTTGGGGCGGCAGAAACCTGAGCATAGTCGGTGATGACTTCCTTAGTAATGTCATTCGCTTGTCGCCAAACTCCACCTCCCGGGTCGATCCACACACCATTAGGATTCAGTGGTAGAGTAGGAAACTTTCGGACTGTTCCGATAGCGTGATTACCTGAAATTGTGTAAACGTGTTAACAACATTCTCTTTTACGATACAGTGTTTTTCATAGCGCTGATACAGTGATAATATGCCAAGAACAGATTAATTGTATACCACTGCACAACACTTAAATGTTTTTGCTTATCATAAGCATGCATGGGTACAAATTTCATTGCTTTCATTGTACGGAGATTCTGAAAGTTGTGAATAATTTCAAACTTAGCCCCAATCATTCGAGGGCAAAGCTATTGCACGAATAATGCACGTAAAATGATTTGAGTCAACAAAACGCGATGTAGCATGATACGGTAAATTGTTTCGTGACTAAACACATCCCTCATGCACATGATGTGAAAAATGAATGCTGCTGtttgattattattgttattttatttttgtatggatGAGTCCTCTTATGCAGTAAACAACAGCCCTGCTTATTGAATTGTTTAGTGTATAACGTGAGATTTACGATTACATTTTCCTTGGCGTATTTACTGTATTTACTATTTACTTAtgataggctgaaattttGATAGAAATGTTTGTTAGAACCACAGGATTAACAtttgttgaaaacaaaatcctCAAAgagtaaaaagtaaaaatataaaaatagtaaaattggttttgcgtATTGTTACTATTTGTAAGCATTTACTTATTATCCAAATTATCACCAAAATGGCATCTAGCGATTTAATGAATTTCAAAAAGAGATTCTTGATTCATTGCggatttttttatgtagtAAATTCCACCACGACAATTTGGCTGACTGTGACTCACCGTGCATATTGTTCAACGAGCTGTGTTTCATAAATTGTATCCTGCGGAAAATAATGATGGCACCGAACAAAAAGACGATAATGGCGATGATGGAACCGAGCAGAATTATAAACCATGTTTGCGTTAGTATATCGTGTGAGTAGTCATGGTTTATTGGATATCTGTGGAAGAAAGAAATGGAATAAAAGCATTTTTCATGTACTTGCTGAGCTTAAATGCAATGTGTAACTTAAGGAAGCATACATGCACGCTTGTCAAAATATGGTGCAACATGCATAATAGGGAAATAGTTTGCAGCTTATTCTATACTACCTTGTGTACCCATGATCAAGCCGCCTAGTGTGAGGGTCTAGCCTCAAAATCGAAGGAATGCTGTATGGACCAATTCCGACCTTTGTCGACGCTGCAATACTGACAGAATACGTTACACCAGCAGACAGATTAGCAAGCAGTAACTTTGGTGCTTCTCCGTCGACAGTCATATTGGTAAGAACTTTGGATATGTTGTGAACGTCGTAACctctgatgatgatgtgataGTGTTTCAATTTTCCTAATGAGTATGGAAATCGAGTTTTTTCattgttaaaaatataaacatatgATTTAGTTCACATTATAACCAATTACCATTTATCGTGCTGTTACTCGGCGGTTCCCacttgaggtaaactgctgaGGTATTCAGTAGAACTGCTTCCAGATTTACTGGTGATGCCGTCGGAACTGAAAAAATTAACACATTCCATTGAAGAATTGTTGAAAGGTacacggtttttggtcttctCCTTATCTTACCATCCTCTAAAGTGCACGTTGATCTAGAATTCGAGGGACGTCCCTGGATTGTTTTGTAGAATGGTACAAGGAAAAACTCATATTCGGTAAACTTTTCTAATCCATTTATCGTACAAGCAGAAGCACCCCCACCATGTAGAACTGTCAAAGTTCGATAcgttccgttggagtttaccTTGCGCGAGTAAATATAGAACCCTTCCACATACTGCCCGTTAACAATCTCCCACGCCAGTCGCACACTGGTAGCATCGGTTGCATTAGCTTCAAGGAGGTTGACCACCTGCCCTGACGAAAGTGTTGCTTGCGCTTCACTGAGATTGATGTCTTCTCCATGATTGAATTCTCTTCCAATGGAAACCGGATCGGACATGAGGCTCGGAATACCAAGTCCCTGGTCGTTTTCTGCTCGAACGATAAAAATGTAACTGACGTTTGGAGAAATCGGAGAATAACTGTAGCTCGTGGACGAAACCTTGAACGGGACTGTGGTCCACCCTTTGGCCATATCACTTGAAAATACTTCAATCAGGTAACCATTGATATCGGAAGCACCGGATTTGATGCTGGGCAGCCAAGAGATGGTAATGGAGCTGTTGCTAATGTTAACAATTTGTGGCTTTCCCGGGGCGCTTGGGAATTCGGATGGTTCAGGTGCCCGATAAAAGTTAACATTCGGATTCGTGGGTGACTCAACGCGCAGGAACGCACTCCACGTAGATTTCCCACTGCGGCTGCTGGCTACGCACGTGTAGAGCCCTTGATCGGTTCCTTTTTCAAGCTCTCGTAATAAGAGCGTTCCATTTTCCGTTATATTAATTCGTTCCGATGGTGCGACCGGATTGCCATCCAGGTACCAAGAAATGAACGGATAAGGATTACCAACCGCATTGCAAGCCATCGATACTGTTGACTTTGAGGGAAGAGTTTGGTTTGTAGGACCAAGAATAATGATTGGAGGGGGTCGATCATCCTGTGAAGCTACCATCAAGCGGGCTCGAACACTGACAGATCCGACACTGTTTACGGCACTACAAACGATCACAAGACCGTTATCAGATTTTGTAGTTTGAGTTAGCGTCAAGACAGTGAGACTTTCCTGAGTGTATGTAGTCTCGAATCGATCGACGGACGTGCCGGGAAAGATCAGTGTTCTGTTACCTTCTATAGACCAAAATGTAGTTGGTTTTGGTCTGCCTTCTGATTTACATTCGAACGAAACATCGTGCGGTGCTTCTACTACCTGTGGGACTGGTCTTATCGAAAGATGGGGAGGAGCTGAAAGTCATGCAATAAAATGTAGTAGTTTAAGTCATTAGGACAAAAAAATCC containing:
- the LOC121602487 gene encoding protein sax-3 yields the protein MYPIIHPDISYALQNPRIIEHPIDTTVPRHEPATLNCKAEGIPQPTIQWYKDGAPLKILQGSHRIALPAGGLFFLKVVNSRRESDAGVYWCEARNENGIARSRNATLQVAVLREEFRLEPQHTRVAQGETVLLECGPPKGIPEPTLWWRKNGQKLEVEASKRIRIVDGGNLAIQDVRQTDEGQYQCIAKNLVGVRESATAFLKVHVKPFLIRGPHDQTVVEGTSVTFQCRVGGDPMPDVLWRRSASGGNMPLNRVHILEDRSLRLEDVVLDDEGEYSCEADNAVGAISATGTLTVLSPPHLSIRPVPQVVEAPHDVSFECKSEGRPKPTTFWSIEGNRTLIFPGTSVDRFETTYTQESLTVLTLTQTTKSDNGLVIVCSAVNSVGSVSVRARLMVASQDDRPPPIIILGPTNQTLPSKSTVSMACNAVGNPYPFISWYLDGNPVAPSERINITENGTLLLRELEKGTDQGLYTCVASSRSGKSTWSAFLRVESPTNPNVNFYRAPEPSEFPSAPGKPQIVNISNSSITISWLPSIKSGASDINGYLIEVFSSDMAKGWTTVPFKVSSTSYSYSPISPNVSYIFIVRAENDQGLGIPSLMSDPVSIGREFNHGEDINLSEAQATLSSGQVVNLLEANATDATSVRLAWEIVNGQYVEGFYIYSRKVNSNGTYRTLTVLHGGGASACTINGLEKFTEYEFFLVPFYKTIQGRPSNSRSTCTLEDVPTASPVNLEAVLLNTSAVYLKWEPPSNSTINGKLKHYHIIIRGYDVHNISKVLTNMTVDGEAPKLLLANLSAGVTYSVSIAASTKVGIGPYSIPSILRLDPHTRRLDHGYTRYPINHDYSHDILTQTWFIILLGSIIAIIVFLFGAIIIFRRIQFMKHSSLNNMHGNHAIGTVRKFPTLPLNPNGVWIDPGGGVWRQANDITKEVITDYAQVSAAPTLPLPDYERLSPLNMPDYAEVAGCSSFKNDLGQSDPCYDNYGAYASTTLVGRSVQLYAQNQFDGKNVYSAPTVVTAAAVSGGCHYNNFINQQHQQRHQQQMQAQYGLHGTQQMHAQIQSQLHQQQIGVHDKRERDANGRPIGGGGGSIKSQKMNIIENRMADMLNNLNQCSSSGPTASYSTGGGMGSSYGGSTVSNLNSGSHCSLLPAGQPMAASSTLTMDVMNSMSGSVPGSGGAIGGGSSSVPHTPLFGTIKRTTKYNKIGYNKDNKLNFGDNGRSVEQPLFVKSKYDGTWSSVPSSVTMASAASSNMINNSPYQQQQQQHQQQQQQHLPVPPLSSTNSIHQQQQLLTTVGPPHPPPPQLPPIQQAPSVVHHFPSSHHHHSTSVSLFHGGKESSRSPSRVSPTTHSLQTNNLDNHPPQECNNETNTITNGQEASIGFSGNANHPLQQTHQLSGDTNVENV